One region of Limnospira fusiformis SAG 85.79 genomic DNA includes:
- a CDS encoding DUF456 domain-containing protein, with amino-acid sequence MLFLYWVLVLVMLLGVIGAVVPGLPGSGLIVTAILIWAIFAGFSGMGWPIGVAIAVLLLSVGVEFLSAYLGAKKAGASKWGQIGAIIGLLLGFFGLLPALPFGGPLLGLLIGPLVGAFVGEFLYRQDLVLGLRVRSAVKAAIGIFVGTVLGNLLQGVLAFASVIVFLTSTWPY; translated from the coding sequence ATGCTATTTTTATACTGGGTATTGGTGCTGGTAATGCTCCTGGGAGTCATCGGAGCCGTCGTTCCGGGGCTGCCTGGATCAGGTCTGATTGTTACCGCTATTTTGATTTGGGCTATCTTTGCTGGTTTTTCTGGTATGGGGTGGCCTATTGGTGTGGCGATCGCTGTCCTGCTTTTAAGTGTCGGTGTTGAGTTCCTCAGTGCTTATCTGGGTGCTAAAAAAGCTGGCGCTAGTAAATGGGGACAAATTGGCGCGATCATTGGCTTATTATTGGGGTTTTTTGGTCTCTTACCAGCTTTACCTTTTGGCGGACCTTTATTAGGACTGTTAATAGGTCCTTTGGTGGGCGCTTTTGTCGGAGAATTTCTCTATCGTCAGGATTTGGTCTTGGGTCTGCGGGTGCGCTCCGCTGTTAAGGCGGCGATCGGGATTTTTGTCGGGACCGTCCTCGGTAATTTACTCCAAGGGGTTTTAGCTTTCGCCTCCGTAATAGTTTTCCTGACCAGCACCTGGCCCTATTGA
- the psb32 gene encoding photosystem II repair protein Psb32, producing the protein MNQQLNVMSKWWHLLAGMIAIVMVLLLSTAPAMATGVYQMPDLKTGDRTWIIDDEDILSRATEGRINQNLEKLAETGYEVRLVTIRRLDYGETAQSFTDQLFEKWFPTAEEAANQTLLMVDTQTNNSAIHTGDKVKELLTPEIAESVANETLQVPLREGEKYNEAFLAATDRIVKVLSGQGDPGAPKLLENLQVGSTFKSAEETDDKSATILVVVVLVIATVAPMATYYYLQRP; encoded by the coding sequence ATGAATCAACAGCTTAACGTCATGTCAAAATGGTGGCATTTGTTGGCGGGAATGATAGCAATAGTGATGGTATTGCTATTGTCCACTGCGCCAGCTATGGCTACAGGAGTTTATCAAATGCCAGACTTGAAAACTGGCGATCGCACTTGGATTATTGATGATGAGGATATTCTCAGTCGCGCTACCGAAGGCAGAATTAACCAAAACCTGGAGAAACTAGCCGAGACGGGGTATGAGGTCCGGTTAGTGACGATCCGCCGCCTGGACTACGGAGAAACAGCCCAAAGTTTTACAGATCAGTTGTTTGAGAAATGGTTTCCCACCGCAGAAGAGGCCGCTAATCAAACTCTGTTGATGGTGGATACCCAAACCAATAATAGCGCCATCCATACCGGAGACAAAGTAAAAGAGTTGCTAACTCCTGAGATCGCCGAGAGTGTTGCCAACGAAACCCTACAAGTCCCCCTGCGAGAAGGTGAGAAGTATAATGAAGCCTTCCTGGCGGCCACGGATCGTATAGTCAAAGTCCTCTCAGGACAAGGAGATCCCGGCGCACCTAAACTCCTGGAAAATCTGCAAGTGGGGAGTACATTTAAATCGGCTGAAGAAACCGACGACAAAAGTGCGACGATCTTAGTTGTGGTAGTCCTAGTAATTGCCACAGTCGCACCTATGGCGACTTATTATTACCTTCAACGGCCTTAA
- a CDS encoding gamma-glutamylcyclotransferase, which translates to MNSDTDTIQSIDPIQWDEKFISTSHAEPSFYYFAYGSCMCPVDLQRTLGEPTHSYVIGPATLRGYRLGFYRHSRRRNCGALDIVKDANSSVEGVLYRLPWRLSDRLDEREEVKIDPDKQVHIGGYRPEMIDVHSQGKDYQNVRTYMVINKLTQELAPNDWYFNVVLRGAVTCGLTQEYCWQLFNHMYNLQRQQVNYQNS; encoded by the coding sequence TTGAACTCTGACACAGATACGATTCAATCTATAGATCCCATTCAGTGGGACGAAAAATTTATCTCAACTTCTCATGCTGAACCGAGTTTTTACTATTTCGCCTACGGTTCCTGTATGTGTCCGGTAGATTTGCAACGGACTCTAGGTGAACCTACTCATTCCTATGTGATCGGACCTGCTACTCTACGGGGTTATCGGTTGGGGTTTTATCGCCATTCCCGGCGGCGCAATTGTGGCGCTTTGGATATAGTTAAAGATGCTAATTCTTCTGTGGAAGGGGTTTTGTATCGACTTCCTTGGCGTTTAAGCGATCGCCTTGATGAACGGGAAGAGGTGAAAATTGACCCGGATAAACAGGTTCATATTGGCGGATATCGCCCAGAAATGATTGACGTACATTCTCAGGGTAAGGATTATCAAAACGTGCGGACTTATATGGTCATTAATAAACTCACCCAAGAATTAGCCCCCAATGATTGGTATTTTAATGTAGTTTTACGGGGTGCAGTTACCTGTGGTTTAACTCAGGAATATTGTTGGCAACTATTTAACCATATGTATAATCTGCAACGCCAACAAGTTAATTATCAGAATTCCTAA
- the rpaB gene encoding response regulator transcription factor RpaB, with product MENHKERILVVDDEASIRRILETRLSMIGYDVVTAADGEEALEIFRQTEPDLVVLDVMMPKLDGYGVCQELRKESDIPIIMLTALGDVADRITGLELGADDYVVKPFSPKELEARIRSVLRRIDKNGASGIPSSGVIQIASIRIDTNKRQVYKGDERIRLTGMEFSLLELLVSRSGEPFSRSEILQEVWGYTPERHVDTRVVDVHISRLRAKLEDDPSNPELILTARGTGYLFQRIIDPSEVG from the coding sequence TTGGAAAACCATAAGGAAAGAATTTTAGTTGTCGATGACGAAGCCAGCATCCGCCGGATTTTGGAAACTCGCCTTTCTATGATCGGTTACGATGTAGTAACTGCGGCCGACGGGGAAGAGGCTTTAGAAATCTTCCGCCAGACAGAACCTGACCTCGTGGTTTTGGATGTGATGATGCCTAAACTAGATGGCTACGGAGTTTGTCAGGAATTACGGAAGGAGTCTGACATTCCCATTATTATGCTCACCGCCTTGGGGGATGTCGCCGATCGCATCACCGGGTTAGAATTAGGCGCAGATGATTATGTCGTCAAACCCTTTTCACCCAAGGAACTAGAGGCCCGTATCCGTTCCGTCCTGCGCCGCATTGATAAAAATGGCGCTTCTGGAATTCCCAGTTCTGGAGTTATCCAAATTGCCAGTATTAGGATTGACACCAACAAGCGACAGGTCTACAAAGGTGATGAACGCATCCGCTTAACCGGGATGGAGTTTAGCCTATTGGAACTCTTGGTGAGTCGGTCAGGAGAACCCTTTTCCCGATCCGAAATTCTCCAGGAGGTCTGGGGGTATACTCCCGAACGCCATGTTGATACTCGCGTCGTGGATGTGCATATTTCCCGCCTCAGAGCTAAGTTAGAAGATGATCCTAGCAACCCAGAACTGATTTTGACCGCTCGCGGTACTGGCTATTTATTCCAGCGGATTATTGATCCTTCAGAAGTGGGTTGA
- a CDS encoding ABC transporter ATP-binding protein/permease: MKSLVQVKNVSKIFKKWFQKTTVLADISFTIEPGEFVVLKGQNGSGKTTLLNLILGLIEPTDGEVELMGCPSNDPESKSLVGVVLQETKLPNKLKVRELINLFRGYYSNSISTEEALKQVCLTEKKDSFAASLSGGQKQRLLFALALIGNPQLLILDEPTRNLDKEGYEEFWHQITECKKRGVTILMVTNNKADWQELEGLATRYLNLQKFSPNLEGSQISEEPVAGADFEQNKDTKTQSILLPKNTAIGLFYQFQSFKAQIWSEVLQIYRTPIYLFGILLPIGGIICCMIFKPETNTVKQALIGLCCVFLLTFCLQSLPGQISSERAEGWLKLIRATPLSSITYILSKVFVSLSICMIVIMLTLTYGNMQLKLNFDFQQLIYLVLTFLIVAIPIIAFSLIVSYFVDPKAVNTVNGLSFLGIGLISGLLPFSESVWVENAMLLSPVYHAQKLISLSAGINDEPSYTLLHLLWLFWASFVLIIIAVWAYKRDGLTE; the protein is encoded by the coding sequence ATGAAAAGTTTAGTTCAAGTCAAAAATGTATCGAAGATTTTCAAAAAATGGTTTCAAAAAACTACTGTACTGGCAGATATAAGTTTTACGATAGAACCTGGAGAATTCGTCGTACTGAAGGGTCAAAATGGGTCTGGTAAAACGACACTATTAAATCTAATTTTGGGTTTGATAGAACCAACTGATGGAGAAGTTGAGTTGATGGGTTGTCCATCTAACGACCCCGAATCTAAAAGTTTGGTCGGTGTCGTTTTGCAAGAAACCAAGTTGCCAAACAAATTGAAAGTCAGAGAATTAATTAATTTGTTTCGGGGCTATTACTCAAACTCTATTTCAACAGAGGAAGCACTGAAACAAGTCTGTTTAACTGAGAAGAAAGACAGTTTTGCTGCGTCACTATCTGGCGGACAGAAACAGAGACTTTTATTTGCATTGGCATTGATTGGCAATCCTCAACTTTTAATTTTAGACGAGCCGACTCGCAATTTAGATAAAGAAGGATACGAAGAATTTTGGCATCAAATTACCGAGTGTAAAAAACGGGGCGTTACTATTTTGATGGTTACCAATAATAAAGCCGACTGGCAAGAACTCGAGGGTCTGGCAACTCGGTATCTCAATTTGCAAAAATTTTCTCCAAATTTAGAAGGTTCTCAAATTTCTGAAGAACCAGTCGCTGGAGCAGATTTTGAACAGAATAAAGATACTAAAACACAGTCTATTTTATTGCCCAAAAACACAGCGATAGGTTTGTTTTATCAATTTCAGTCATTTAAGGCGCAGATTTGGTCTGAAGTATTACAAATATATCGTACCCCAATTTATCTATTTGGAATTCTCTTGCCGATTGGCGGAATCATTTGTTGTATGATATTCAAACCAGAAACGAATACAGTAAAGCAAGCTTTAATTGGTTTATGTTGCGTATTTCTACTGACATTTTGTTTGCAATCATTACCGGGTCAAATTTCATCAGAACGTGCAGAAGGTTGGCTGAAGCTGATTCGCGCCACTCCACTTTCTTCGATCACCTATATCTTGTCTAAAGTTTTTGTATCTCTTTCGATTTGCATGATAGTTATCATGCTTACCTTAACCTATGGAAATATGCAATTAAAATTAAACTTTGATTTTCAACAATTAATTTATTTGGTGCTGACTTTTTTGATTGTAGCCATTCCCATTATAGCGTTCAGTTTAATTGTTAGTTATTTTGTAGACCCAAAAGCTGTCAATACTGTCAATGGCTTGTCGTTTTTGGGGATCGGATTGATTTCAGGATTGCTGCCCTTTTCTGAGTCGGTTTGGGTTGAAAATGCTATGCTATTATCGCCAGTGTATCACGCCCAAAAACTTATCTCGTTATCGGCGGGTATCAATGACGAACCAAGTTATACATTATTGCATTTACTTTGGTTGTTTTGGGCTAGTTTTGTTTTAATTATCATTGCGGTTTGGGCATATAAAAGAGATGGCTTAACTGAGTAA
- the mgtE gene encoding magnesium transporter, whose protein sequence is MQEIEEKSSRSELRAIVREQLRLLLEDRNWEGVKTLLLPVQPVDIAEAIDGLPKAMQLTAFRLLSKAEAVEVYEHLSTDIQQSLIEEFRDSELLEIVNSMAPDDRAGLFDELPPRLVRRVLAQLSPEERKATSQLLGYQAGTAGRLMTPEYIALRYNLTIKEASDRIRQLARDREVSYYVYVVDEQRRLMGVASLRDVLLADLDQFLGDIINPDVVFAQTDTDQEEVARSIQRYDLVALPVVDRDHTLVGVVTVDDAIDILQKEATEDIYIMGAVRSEGESYFQSNLATITRKRIPWLFILLITNALTILVMSNFEAVLDEVVALAFFTPLLIDAGGNVGAQSSTVVIRGLSTEELKYKKPLWVIIRESMTGGLLGILLGVVVIGMVFVFLGQIEIGLTVGISLLCITIIAATAGAGLPFLFHSFGLDPALMSSPFITTIVDILGIWIYLSTAKLLLGL, encoded by the coding sequence ATGCAGGAGATTGAGGAAAAGAGTTCCCGGAGTGAATTGCGAGCCATTGTTAGGGAACAATTGCGACTGTTATTAGAAGATCGCAACTGGGAAGGTGTTAAAACTCTATTATTGCCAGTGCAGCCTGTCGATATTGCTGAGGCAATAGATGGGTTGCCCAAAGCCATGCAATTGACTGCTTTTCGTTTACTCTCTAAAGCAGAAGCCGTAGAAGTTTATGAACACCTTTCTACAGATATTCAACAGTCTTTAATTGAGGAGTTTCGAGATTCCGAATTATTAGAGATTGTCAATAGTATGGCTCCCGACGATCGCGCGGGTTTATTTGATGAATTACCCCCTCGGTTAGTGCGGCGGGTTCTCGCCCAACTCTCACCCGAAGAACGTAAAGCCACCTCTCAGTTATTAGGTTATCAGGCGGGAACAGCCGGCCGTCTCATGACCCCTGAATATATCGCTTTGAGGTACAATTTAACCATTAAAGAGGCATCCGATCGCATTAGACAATTAGCACGCGATCGCGAAGTGAGTTATTATGTCTATGTAGTTGATGAACAGCGGCGGTTAATGGGAGTCGCTTCTCTGCGGGATGTATTATTAGCTGACCTTGATCAATTCCTCGGTGATATCATTAATCCTGATGTGGTTTTTGCCCAAACAGATACAGACCAGGAAGAAGTCGCCCGTTCCATTCAACGTTATGATTTAGTGGCTTTACCTGTGGTCGATCGCGATCATACCTTAGTCGGAGTCGTAACCGTAGATGATGCGATCGATATTTTGCAAAAGGAAGCCACCGAAGATATTTATATTATGGGTGCTGTCAGGTCTGAGGGGGAAAGCTATTTCCAATCCAATTTAGCCACCATTACCCGTAAACGTATCCCCTGGCTATTCATTTTGTTAATCACCAACGCCTTAACTATTTTGGTGATGAGCAATTTTGAAGCCGTCCTTGATGAGGTCGTCGCTTTAGCCTTTTTTACCCCTCTGTTAATTGATGCGGGTGGGAATGTCGGAGCCCAGTCTTCTACCGTCGTCATTCGCGGGTTAAGTACCGAAGAATTGAAATATAAAAAACCCCTTTGGGTGATTATACGCGAGTCCATGACTGGCGGACTTTTGGGGATTTTATTAGGGGTGGTAGTAATTGGGATGGTGTTTGTCTTTTTAGGACAAATTGAAATCGGTTTAACCGTCGGGATTAGTTTACTTTGTATTACTATTATTGCCGCCACCGCCGGGGCGGGATTACCCTTTCTGTTTCATTCCTTTGGGTTAGATCCCGCCTTGATGTCCTCTCCTTTTATTACCACCATTGTCGATATTTTGGGGATCTGGATTTATTTAAGTACCGCCAAATTACTCCTCGGTCTTTAA
- a CDS encoding NB-ARC domain-containing protein — MAETLTKPKFMDITELLQFVDRLVSQQTGEHLDDLQKSIIQGLLTGKTYKDIAEDIGNDGYNENYIGDVSRKLFKILSQQLNEDIKKSNFCWTLERAINSQIFGFNNNNVTLCPYYPNGNSEQEEQAIATPQPPPPQKICHDLTMAPKIWKFGDRTDEIDTLSRWLIDESIPLISVVGIAGIGKTTLVKKLVDRHKDNFEVVSWKNLKLSPHLTPIANDILTKFNKESSPKDYQIHDLINLLIQQKCLLILDDLQELFISGKLAGQYQKPYKNYSQFLRTIAQIEHKSSIIVISQEQSQEMLLSLNNDLYPIKSLTLSGLNSVDILESLQLSDRESWSNLIEIYEGHPVYLEDICYLIRNMFCGKVSEFLAEDTPVITELMSSQLGEVFERLSSMEKAIALQLSQVDRPLSRSQLTEKLSLSSTEIIKGLQSLQRRCLLKTMENGTMMFRLSPVFKQYIWKGSMRGLPEI, encoded by the coding sequence ATGGCTGAAACCCTTACCAAGCCTAAGTTTATGGATATAACGGAATTGTTACAATTTGTGGATAGGTTGGTGTCACAACAGACGGGAGAACACCTAGACGACCTACAAAAGTCGATCATTCAAGGACTGTTGACAGGGAAGACTTACAAGGATATCGCGGAAGATATCGGGAATGATGGCTACAATGAAAACTATATCGGAGATGTTAGCCGTAAATTATTTAAGATTTTATCTCAACAGCTTAACGAGGATATTAAAAAATCCAATTTTTGTTGGACTCTGGAAAGGGCAATAAATTCCCAAATATTTGGCTTTAATAACAATAATGTGACTTTGTGTCCTTATTATCCGAATGGCAATTCTGAACAGGAAGAACAAGCGATCGCTACTCCCCAACCACCGCCACCCCAAAAAATATGCCACGATTTAACCATGGCACCTAAAATCTGGAAATTTGGCGATCGCACTGATGAAATAGATACCCTATCCCGTTGGTTAATTGATGAAAGTATCCCCTTAATATCAGTGGTGGGAATAGCGGGAATTGGCAAAACTACCCTAGTCAAAAAATTAGTCGATCGCCATAAAGATAATTTTGAGGTGGTGAGTTGGAAAAATCTAAAACTGTCACCACATTTAACGCCTATTGCTAATGATATTTTAACTAAATTTAATAAGGAATCCAGCCCCAAAGATTATCAAATCCATGACCTGATTAATCTGTTAATACAACAAAAATGCTTGCTAATACTTGATGATTTACAAGAACTATTTATCAGCGGCAAGTTGGCGGGACAATACCAAAAACCATATAAAAACTATAGCCAATTTTTGAGGACGATCGCACAAATTGAACATAAAAGCAGCATTATTGTCATCAGCCAAGAACAATCCCAAGAAATGTTATTATCCCTCAATAATGACCTATATCCTATCAAATCCTTAACTTTATCCGGCTTGAATAGTGTAGACATTTTAGAGAGCCTGCAATTATCAGACCGAGAAAGCTGGTCAAATTTAATCGAAATATACGAAGGTCATCCAGTCTATTTGGAAGATATTTGCTATTTAATTAGGAATATGTTTTGCGGTAAAGTCTCGGAGTTTTTGGCAGAAGACACCCCGGTAATCACGGAATTAATGAGTAGTCAATTAGGAGAAGTTTTCGAGCGATTATCTTCCATGGAAAAAGCGATCGCCTTACAGTTAAGCCAAGTTGACCGTCCCCTGTCGCGATCGCAGTTAACCGAAAAATTATCCCTATCCTCGACGGAGATCATCAAAGGTTTACAATCTTTGCAGAGACGATGCTTGCTAAAAACCATGGAAAATGGTACAATGATGTTCCGTTTATCTCCGGTCTTTAAACAATATATATGGAAGGGTTCAATGAGGGGTCTACCTGAAATCTGA
- the obgE gene encoding GTPase ObgE, with protein sequence MQFIDRTEIEVEAGKGGDGIVAFRREKYVPAGGPAGGNGGRGGSVILKAVEDLQTLLDFQYNRRFKADDGKRGGPKNKTGASGSDRIIEVPCGTVVYDANTLELMVDLVTPNQEFCVAAGGKGGLGNSHFLSNQNRAPDYALPGLPGESRRLRLELKLLAEVGIIGLPNAGKSTLISAVSSARPKVADYPFTTLIPNLGVVRKPTGDGTVFADIPGLIEGAHRGTGLGHEFLRHIERTRILLHMIDITDTDPIANYQIIQQELIAYGRGLERRRQILAINKIDAAGDSEERSKAIASQLEAIAGVRVFLISAVARIGLEALLQEVWRFLDDLKTEE encoded by the coding sequence ATGCAGTTTATTGATCGCACTGAAATTGAAGTAGAAGCGGGAAAAGGGGGAGATGGCATAGTTGCCTTTCGCCGGGAAAAATACGTCCCGGCTGGAGGTCCGGCGGGAGGCAATGGGGGCCGAGGGGGGTCTGTGATCCTGAAAGCGGTGGAAGACTTGCAAACTCTCCTGGACTTCCAGTATAACCGTCGCTTTAAAGCTGATGATGGCAAACGAGGCGGCCCGAAAAATAAAACGGGGGCATCGGGAAGCGATCGCATTATCGAGGTCCCCTGTGGTACAGTGGTCTATGATGCCAATACCTTAGAGCTGATGGTGGATTTAGTCACCCCTAATCAGGAATTTTGCGTGGCGGCTGGGGGTAAAGGCGGTTTGGGAAATAGTCATTTTCTCAGTAACCAAAACCGCGCCCCTGATTATGCTTTACCGGGACTACCAGGAGAAAGTCGGCGACTACGACTAGAGTTAAAATTGTTGGCAGAAGTGGGGATTATTGGTTTACCGAATGCGGGAAAATCAACTCTGATTTCGGCAGTATCTTCCGCCCGTCCCAAGGTGGCAGATTATCCTTTTACTACCCTAATTCCTAATCTGGGAGTAGTCCGTAAACCGACGGGAGATGGGACGGTATTTGCGGATATTCCGGGATTGATTGAAGGCGCACACCGAGGGACTGGACTAGGTCATGAGTTTTTGCGCCATATAGAAAGAACCCGCATTCTCCTACACATGATTGATATTACCGACACAGACCCGATCGCTAATTATCAAATTATTCAACAGGAGTTAATCGCCTATGGGCGAGGTTTGGAAAGGCGGCGGCAAATTCTGGCGATTAACAAAATTGATGCGGCGGGGGACTCGGAGGAAAGAAGTAAGGCGATCGCTTCTCAACTTGAGGCGATCGCCGGGGTTCGAGTGTTCCTTATTTCGGCGGTAGCCCGCATTGGTTTGGAGGCACTTTTACAGGAAGTTTGGCGATTTTTGGATGACTTAAAGACCGAGGAGTAA
- the radA gene encoding DNA repair protein RadA: protein MPKPRTLYVCRECGAEFSQYFGRCSNCQAWNSLVEQVVEPSPTPSLQRFSWSELGSGLTEDTVNKPNQGQPRLSFKLSQISDQTQSRIPSGYGELDRVLGGGIVPGSLVLIGGEPGIGKSTLLLQVANSLSHHARVLYVSAEESGQQVKLRSQRLWNAPSVASVADDDAHDLQTDNDAQVNNHHSSDAVEVTNVDPFTQQLRNQHPQQTSLATGNGHLSSAQSPPELSPESENGENGHDSREEADLFLLPETDLEVILRELESLKPTLAIIDSIQTIYFASLTSAPGSVAQVRECTSALMQVAKRENITLLIVGHVTKDGSLAGPRVLEHLVDTVLYFEGDRFASHRLLRSMKNRFGATHEIGVFEMVSHGLQEVSNPSELFLGNRDDCSPGTATIVSMEGTRPIVVEIQALVSPASYGSARRTTTGVDSSRLMQILAVLEKRVGIPLSKLDAIVASVGGLKVDEPAADLGVAIAIVASFRDRLVDPRTILIGEVGLGGQVRPVSQLELRLREAAKLGFKRAIVPKGQKPEDLGMQILPVGRVIDAILASIPTQPPNVSQSFDDDFDDDDIGF, encoded by the coding sequence ATGCCCAAGCCTCGAACATTATATGTTTGTCGTGAATGCGGGGCCGAGTTCTCCCAATACTTTGGTCGCTGTTCCAATTGTCAAGCCTGGAATTCTCTTGTAGAACAGGTGGTTGAACCATCCCCCACGCCGTCTCTACAGCGGTTTAGTTGGAGTGAGTTGGGGTCTGGGTTAACGGAGGATACTGTCAATAAGCCCAATCAAGGACAACCGAGGTTATCATTTAAGCTGTCTCAGATTTCTGATCAGACTCAATCGCGCATCCCTTCTGGATATGGAGAGTTAGATCGGGTGTTGGGAGGTGGCATTGTTCCGGGGTCGTTGGTGTTGATTGGCGGTGAACCTGGTATTGGTAAGTCTACTTTACTGCTACAGGTGGCTAATAGTTTATCCCATCATGCCCGGGTGCTATATGTGTCGGCGGAAGAATCTGGTCAACAGGTAAAATTGCGATCGCAGCGTTTATGGAATGCTCCATCAGTGGCTAGTGTAGCTGATGATGATGCTCATGACTTACAGACTGACAATGATGCACAAGTAAATAACCACCATAGTTCAGATGCTGTGGAAGTTACTAATGTTGACCCGTTTACCCAACAGTTACGCAACCAACACCCTCAACAGACATCCCTCGCTACAGGAAATGGTCATTTATCTTCTGCTCAGTCGCCACCGGAATTATCCCCAGAGTCGGAAAATGGTGAAAATGGCCATGATTCTCGGGAGGAGGCGGATTTATTTTTGCTCCCAGAGACGGATTTAGAGGTCATCCTGCGGGAGTTGGAATCCCTTAAACCCACTTTGGCGATCATCGATAGTATTCAAACTATTTATTTCGCTAGTCTAACATCGGCTCCCGGTTCTGTCGCTCAGGTGCGGGAATGTACCTCGGCTTTGATGCAGGTGGCGAAACGGGAAAATATTACTTTGTTGATTGTGGGTCATGTGACTAAGGATGGCAGCCTGGCGGGTCCCAGGGTTTTGGAACATTTGGTTGATACGGTATTGTATTTTGAGGGCGATCGCTTTGCGTCTCACCGTCTATTGCGATCGATGAAAAATCGATTTGGCGCTACCCATGAAATTGGCGTGTTTGAGATGGTTTCCCACGGGTTACAGGAGGTTTCTAACCCGTCGGAATTGTTTTTGGGAAATCGCGATGATTGCTCGCCGGGAACTGCCACTATTGTCTCTATGGAGGGAACTAGACCTATTGTGGTCGAGATCCAGGCTTTGGTGAGTCCTGCTAGTTATGGGTCGGCGCGACGGACGACTACGGGGGTTGATAGTAGCCGTTTGATGCAGATTTTGGCGGTTTTGGAAAAGCGCGTTGGTATCCCTCTTTCTAAGTTAGATGCGATTGTCGCTTCTGTGGGAGGGTTAAAGGTGGATGAACCGGCGGCGGATTTGGGAGTGGCGATCGCCATTGTCGCTAGTTTCCGCGATCGCCTTGTTGATCCTCGCACCATTTTAATCGGCGAAGTCGGATTAGGCGGACAGGTGCGCCCCGTGTCACAATTAGAGTTAAGATTGCGGGAGGCGGCTAAGTTGGGTTTTAAACGCGCTATTGTACCCAAGGGACAAAAACCAGAAGATTTGGGAATGCAAATTTTACCCGTGGGTCGAGTAATTGATGCGATTCTTGCTTCTATCCCTACTCAACCTCCCAATGTGTCTCAGAGTTTTGATGATGATTTCGATGATGATGATATCGGTTTTTGA
- a CDS encoding cofactor assembly of complex C subunit B yields the protein MAQINSNRVLRLLPLVVGGLGGVLLLVNRLETPQILDSQARSDALGVILSALLILTGLLWQQIQPVPPDAVELEGPQGFELQPDLPDVVKTELAWASLMLLTNTVTRSLLVVWDAQVLLRRGVLGVNSQVEPGPIVKRVQKTRKPVYLVNLALYPGRVEFDYLPPNTQGVICQPMGDRGVLILGANTPRSYTKQDEVWIEGIADKLADTLDRSGWSDATKI from the coding sequence ATGGCTCAAATAAATTCTAACCGAGTTCTGCGACTTTTGCCCCTGGTTGTGGGGGGTTTAGGGGGGGTGCTATTGCTCGTCAATCGTTTAGAAACCCCCCAGATTTTGGACTCTCAAGCCCGCTCGGATGCCTTGGGAGTCATATTAAGCGCTTTGTTGATTTTGACTGGCTTACTGTGGCAGCAAATTCAACCTGTCCCACCGGACGCTGTGGAGTTGGAGGGTCCCCAAGGTTTTGAACTCCAGCCGGATTTGCCTGATGTGGTCAAAACTGAACTGGCTTGGGCTTCTCTGATGTTGTTAACTAATACCGTCACCCGATCGCTTTTGGTGGTTTGGGATGCTCAGGTGTTACTCCGACGCGGCGTTTTAGGGGTTAATTCTCAAGTCGAACCCGGACCTATTGTTAAACGGGTTCAGAAGACCCGCAAACCTGTTTACTTGGTCAATTTGGCCTTGTATCCCGGAAGGGTTGAGTTTGACTATTTGCCTCCTAATACTCAGGGTGTCATCTGCCAACCTATGGGCGATCGCGGTGTCTTGATTTTGGGGGCGAATACTCCCCGCAGCTATACCAAACAAGATGAAGTTTGGATCGAGGGAATTGCTGATAAATTGGCTGATACTTTGGATCGCTCTGGTTGGTCTGATGCCACGAAAATTTAG